Below is a window of Camelina sativa cultivar DH55 chromosome 11, Cs, whole genome shotgun sequence DNA.
AGGTGCAAAAGTTGGTTTATCTGTCACACCAAGGATATGGCAAGGCAGAGGTCTATTGGGGTACATACTGATACTGCTTAATGCTAATACATTTCGTTAGTTGATCTATTCACAAAGATGGAAAAAACTAATCTCCGTATGAACTGATATATTGTTAACATCTTCCCATATGATTTTCTTCCATTGCAGGTGTCATTTCCGATTGGTATGAGCTGCACATGCTTCCTTGGATCATCATTTGGAAATCTGGATATGGTGAAAGCTTCTTTCCTGCAGAGTTGGTGGGTGATCTAGTAGGCGTGCAAAGTAGAATGaacatttttttccatttttgtacGGAGAACCCAACTAAAATAGTATTTGGTCTGTACAATTAAGAGCTTCCTTGCTCATCTAATTCTTAACAATGGTTTAAGTGGATTAAACAATGGATAATTGGAATTCCAATCATTGAGTTTTTTACCCACTTCATTGGTACTTGGCAACATTAGGTAGTTGATGATCAACGCACTAAAGGTGCGGTGGTTGTAAAGTCTATGTCATGCTATTCATGTAGCACGGTCTCatatcaatatttattttatttatgcaATCAGATGagaaatttggaagttttaatATGTTAGGATTGGTATTCGAACCAGGCGCTAGTTTTGGTTAAGTGAAATATTTATACACCCCGTGTTTCCAAACCGGATGCTCTATGTACAAAAAGGGTTATCACTGATGAAATAACATCTGCAGTGCCAGTTCACACGATGTCAAGTAGGGGGTTCAAGCTTAGCTTGCTTGTGTCTAGCTGCATTCCTTTTTATCTACGAATATTCCTTACTGTCATTCATTGTGGTGTGTATGTTCAGGAGGTTGTTTGAACTCCTTTTGCTTTCGGGTGTTTTGGCCAAACATGTGGCCTACGTTTCTGAGTAAAAGACAGGCCTTAGGTTCTTGCTATGATTCTGGTTCACCCTTTTTGCCTTATGGAAGCATCTTTGACCAAGTGTCTCATAGGTTTAAGCAGCTGTGCAAAACGAAGCGGAACGTGTGCCCTGATAAGCGTCCCATTCTCAGTATATTCCTATATACGAAACAAACACAAGACATGAGATTCAAATGAGTTATCTGAACAAATAAAGGAAACCAAGTAAGATGGTCGGTCATTACTCACAGTTTCTTTCACCATTCCAACCTTGTGTATGGTGCTTAGAAGGTCCCCTTTATCAAATGGCAAAAGGGCTTCAACCCAAACCATTGAATCCTGATACAAAGTTTCAAGAACTAAATTTCTAATGTGCCACAACCATGAACCCCAAAAAATCAATACATATTGATGAAATGCCAACCTTAAGCTTCTCATGAACAGCATTGCAGAAGTTGTCAAGTCCTTCTCCAGTCAGAGCAGATATACAAATAGTATCCCCACTTTTCTCTGCTTCCAGCTTGACCTTTTGAGGATCATCCACTCTATCAACCTAAAGCAAGGAATAGAGAGTATTATAACATTGTTCCTACGTTATGTTTCATATACAGCACGAGATTGAATGGAACTACAATCATATCCGTCTTTAAAACTATACATTACCTTATTCCACACAACCAGTTTTGGGATTGATACAACATCGAGTTCAGACATAACCTTTTCCACAGCTTCTATTTGTTGCTGTGCCAGTGGGTGGCTAAACATATTTCAAGCATGTTATCAGCAGGAGGTGAAAACATGAAATCTGATTGATCCAATTTAACCAGGGTTTGAAGATACCAAACCTGATGTCAACAACATGCACCAAAAGGCTTGACTCTGATATTTCTTCGAGTGTTGCTCTGAAAGCAGCAACCTGCAAGACACTTTTCAGCTAAGTTACACACCGCATTAACACAAGCCTTCTACAATTCTATGAGACACTCATGGGAGTATTAACAAAGCACATGAAGAACATGTTCGTTTAATCTTCTAGTTGAGTTTTAGCCATTAGGACCTTACCAGGGTGGTTGGTAACTTTTGGATAAAACCAACGGTATCTGTGAGAAGAAACTCCTTTCCGTTGTGCATCTGACAAAAAGGGACACAGAAAAGAAATCTCATGTCCAAATTTGATACCACATAAAAATACAACTTTTCACGCTATTGCATACCAATAACTAATGACGACATATAGTCCGGTTAAAAGAAAAGTTACATGATGGCAGNNNNNNNNNNNNNNNNNNNNNNNNNNNNNNNNNNNNNNNNNNNNNNNNNNNNNNNNNNNNagaagaagaaaggtaaaaCGAGCTCATGGTTGAGATTGAAGGAGCATTTGAGAGAGATTGAGTTGAGTGTGTGGAAATGAGAGTTCatggtgaaggagaagaagaagaagaagtgatttCAACTACGTGCCGTTTTTTTATGAATGCTTCGACAAACACACTGCTTGCCGTTTTTATGTTATAGGTTTGGTTCTGTTTGGTTACTAGATTAGTTGTATCTTTTTCTCTGGACAACATTATTGATCCATAAATCtaagttttatttatgttaGGGCTTCTTTATAGGAAACTATTTtaggtgttcttagagtaaaaatattatg
It encodes the following:
- the LOC104726361 gene encoding uncharacterized protein LOC104726361; amino-acid sequence: MRFLFCVPFCQMHNGKEFLLTDTVGFIQKLPTTLVAAFRATLEEISESSLLVHVVDISHPLAQQQIEAVEKVMSELDVVSIPKLVVWNKVDRVDDPQKVKLEAEKSGDTICISALTGEGLDNFCNAVHEKLKDSMVWVEALLPFDKGDLLSTIHKVGMVKETEYTENGTLIRAHVPLRFAQLLKPMRHLVKDASIRQKG